Proteins found in one Fulvitalea axinellae genomic segment:
- a CDS encoding RNA polymerase sigma-70 factor — MLLSDEKALLHCLKKKRFENVFKLLYYESYPKLFRYAYSILGSQEQAEDIVQNVFSDLWERKEQLKIKGSLGAFLLRAVMYSAMGAKRKQKTELEHAPAISSELYSDGVFIDPSQELSELETRLSKGLEALPEQCRNVFCLSRFSGLGRKEIAETLGISVRTVDTHLYRAIKKLEIIFKD, encoded by the coding sequence ATGTTATTATCCGATGAGAAGGCGCTCTTGCACTGCCTAAAAAAGAAGCGGTTCGAAAACGTGTTCAAACTATTGTATTATGAAAGTTACCCCAAACTATTCCGTTATGCTTACAGCATCCTGGGCTCACAAGAACAAGCCGAAGATATCGTTCAAAATGTTTTTTCGGACTTGTGGGAACGGAAAGAACAACTGAAAATCAAGGGCTCATTAGGCGCCTTTCTGCTCAGGGCGGTTATGTATAGCGCCATGGGGGCCAAACGAAAGCAGAAAACGGAACTGGAACACGCTCCCGCCATATCCAGCGAACTATATTCCGACGGCGTATTTATTGACCCTTCCCAAGAACTTTCCGAACTGGAAACAAGGCTGTCAAAGGGGCTGGAAGCCTTGCCCGAACAATGCAGAAACGTTTTTTGTCTCAGTCGGTTTTCGGGTTTGGGAAGGAAAGAGATAGCCGAAACCTTGGGCATTTCTGTTCGCACCGTCGATACGCACCTATACCGTGCGATTAAGAAACTGGAAATAATTTTTAAAGACTAA
- the rapA gene encoding RNA polymerase-associated protein RapA has product MMVDFCPGQRWTSEGEPELGIGIVVEAGKDRVRVHFPVTGDMRIYATESAPLRRVTFKPGDTVLGRDNVPLVVERVMENAGLLLYIGKDRVLSEADLGNDSVDHGVEDRLLGGDADAPNLFALRRTTLEYDYARRISPVNGFVGGRIDLIPHQLYVAHEVSSRYSPRVLLSDQVGLGKTIEACLILHRLLLSGRVSRVLILVPDSLVHQWFVEMLRRFNLWFHIFDEERCASLDESAPEGNPFLDDQLVICSVSFLANSEKRARQAISAGWDMLVVDEAHHLEWSAGQASPEYAIVELLSKVAKGLLLLTATPEQLGVESHFARLRLLDPERYSDFNSFVNESDDYHAIADIVEDLSLGNSVKGEKRALIEEMFGEDRLSDVEAGDLVVRDQLIEDLLDQHGPGRVVFRNTRAAMSGFPVRKAHLVPLEHKTNPELWTELMRKEFSFDLKRKNKPEYQFSEDPRLVWLVELLERLAPAKILLICSSKAKVLALEKALKAVGSVKVGVFHEDLSIVQRDRNAAWFAEPDGARVLLCSEIGSEGRNFQFAHHLVLFDLPMHPELLEQRIGRLDRIGQTEDIQIHIPYLKGCPQEALARWYHEGLNAFEENVEAGNQIGKLYGGQVVEKALSDPASESDAEFDRLIAETSAYVKELKHSLEEGRDRLLEMNSFRPKVAEQLSGRIKTADQDLSLEKYMARVFDQFGIEVEDLAPRTYFLRPRRTNREVFPSIPDKGIAVTFDRSRALNREDLSFVSWDHPMVTGAIDMVLGSGTGSVSYGVLKGTEGQGVILEAIFVLESAGGEKLDVDRFLPRTPLRVMVDHLGEEVTDDYPLELLNKRLVPGKIDKLISSETVTDVIVPNMFKNVAEIAERMKRERIETGLRRMGQTLDHEIGRLASLHKLNKSVRPDEVRTAINEKSELTDLISGARVRLDSVLLIREG; this is encoded by the coding sequence ATGATGGTAGATTTCTGTCCGGGCCAAAGGTGGACCAGTGAGGGCGAGCCTGAGTTGGGGATTGGTATTGTCGTGGAAGCGGGCAAAGACCGTGTGCGCGTACATTTTCCCGTGACGGGAGATATGCGGATTTACGCTACGGAAAGCGCTCCGTTGCGGAGGGTGACGTTTAAGCCCGGCGATACGGTCTTGGGTAGGGATAATGTTCCGCTAGTCGTAGAGCGGGTAATGGAAAACGCCGGGTTGTTGCTGTATATCGGGAAGGACAGGGTTCTTTCGGAAGCTGATCTCGGTAACGATTCGGTTGATCACGGCGTGGAAGACCGGCTACTGGGCGGAGACGCTGACGCTCCAAACCTATTCGCATTGCGAAGAACGACTTTGGAATACGATTACGCTCGCAGGATTTCGCCTGTAAACGGCTTTGTGGGCGGACGTATAGACCTTATTCCCCACCAGCTTTATGTGGCGCATGAGGTGAGTTCCCGCTATTCGCCGCGCGTTTTGCTTTCGGACCAAGTCGGGTTGGGAAAGACTATCGAGGCCTGTCTGATTCTGCATCGCCTTTTGCTGAGCGGGCGGGTGTCGCGAGTATTGATATTGGTGCCGGATTCGCTGGTGCATCAGTGGTTTGTGGAGATGTTGCGGCGCTTTAATCTTTGGTTCCATATTTTTGACGAGGAACGTTGCGCTTCACTGGACGAAAGCGCTCCTGAGGGAAATCCTTTTTTGGATGACCAATTGGTTATTTGCAGTGTTTCCTTTCTTGCGAATTCGGAGAAAAGGGCCCGTCAAGCTATTTCCGCGGGTTGGGATATGTTGGTGGTGGACGAGGCGCATCATCTGGAATGGTCTGCCGGGCAGGCGAGCCCGGAATACGCTATCGTGGAGCTCTTGAGTAAAGTGGCGAAAGGCTTGTTGTTGTTGACGGCTACGCCTGAGCAGTTGGGCGTGGAGAGCCATTTCGCGCGGTTGCGCTTGTTGGATCCTGAAAGGTATTCCGACTTCAACAGTTTTGTCAATGAATCGGATGATTATCACGCTATCGCCGATATCGTGGAAGACTTGTCTTTGGGCAATTCCGTGAAGGGAGAGAAGAGGGCTTTGATTGAGGAAATGTTTGGGGAAGATCGTCTTTCCGATGTTGAAGCGGGCGATTTGGTGGTCAGAGACCAATTGATAGAGGATTTATTGGATCAGCACGGTCCCGGGCGTGTGGTTTTTAGAAATACTAGGGCGGCTATGAGTGGGTTTCCAGTGCGTAAAGCCCATCTCGTTCCGCTTGAACATAAAACGAATCCGGAACTTTGGACCGAATTAATGAGGAAGGAATTCTCTTTTGACTTGAAAAGGAAGAACAAGCCCGAATATCAATTTTCCGAGGATCCCAGACTGGTTTGGTTGGTTGAATTATTGGAGCGGTTGGCTCCGGCCAAAATTCTGCTAATTTGCTCTAGCAAAGCGAAAGTATTGGCTTTGGAAAAGGCGTTGAAAGCTGTCGGTAGCGTTAAAGTGGGCGTTTTTCATGAAGACCTTAGCATTGTGCAACGCGACAGAAACGCCGCGTGGTTTGCCGAACCGGATGGAGCCAGAGTTTTGTTGTGTTCGGAGATCGGGAGCGAGGGGCGTAATTTCCAGTTCGCCCATCATTTGGTGTTGTTCGATTTGCCGATGCATCCTGAATTGTTGGAACAACGAATCGGGCGCTTGGATCGAATCGGGCAGACGGAAGATATTCAGATTCATATCCCTTATCTTAAAGGTTGTCCGCAAGAAGCGCTGGCGCGATGGTATCATGAAGGCTTGAACGCTTTTGAGGAAAATGTGGAGGCCGGGAATCAGATCGGGAAATTGTACGGTGGGCAAGTGGTGGAAAAGGCGTTGTCGGACCCCGCTTCCGAGTCTGATGCGGAATTTGACAGGCTAATCGCGGAAACTTCAGCGTATGTGAAGGAATTGAAACACAGTCTGGAAGAAGGGCGCGACAGGTTGTTGGAGATGAACTCGTTTAGGCCGAAAGTTGCCGAACAATTGTCGGGTCGGATAAAAACGGCCGATCAGGATTTGTCGCTTGAAAAATATATGGCCAGAGTTTTCGATCAGTTTGGGATAGAGGTGGAAGATTTGGCGCCCCGTACCTATTTTTTGCGTCCGAGAAGGACGAACAGGGAAGTGTTTCCGTCAATTCCGGATAAGGGAATCGCGGTTACTTTTGACCGTAGTCGGGCATTGAATAGGGAAGACCTAAGTTTTGTCAGTTGGGACCATCCGATGGTTACGGGAGCTATTGATATGGTGCTAGGTTCGGGAACCGGGTCCGTAAGTTATGGCGTTCTGAAGGGAACGGAAGGGCAAGGCGTTATTTTAGAGGCTATTTTCGTTCTGGAATCGGCTGGCGGAGAAAAATTGGATGTTGACCGTTTCTTGCCGCGCACGCCTTTAAGGGTAATGGTGGATCATTTGGGCGAAGAGGTCACGGATGATTATCCTTTGGAGTTGCTGAACAAGCGTTTGGTTCCGGGAAAAATCGATAAACTTATTAGTAGTGAGACCGTGACGGATGTTATTGTCCCCAATATGTTTAAAAACGTGGCTGAGATAGCCGAGCGAATGAAACGGGAACGCATAGAAACGGGACTTAGGCGAATGGGCCAAACGCTGGATCATGAGATTGGGCGCTTGGCGTCGTTGCATAAGCTAAATAAAAGCGTCCGCCCGGATGAGGTCCGGACAGCTATAAATGAGAAAAGCGAGTTGACGGATTTGATAAGCGGGGCCAGGGTTCGGCTGGATTCGGTTTTGCTTATACGGGAAGGGTGA
- a CDS encoding AAA family ATPase — MTDLFKAFGGYNEFEKTSYFTLRFNALPSELRLDIPMDEKKQNMENVLQTINPENTGFEVMCKNWDTKNELGANPDDDYPYFYLFKNEQLRTILELSLNNNTLTAIFLYDSKDLKTERWILEANHKLRSKFGEEKTPTFKVLAKSNDFYTEDVKTENVSIDAQKHYNDDFEKVNDTISESLSTNNAGLILLHGTPGTGKTTYIRHLISKFTKNTFIFIQNEFVNELLHPTFISFLLTHRNAVLIIEDAEKVITSREQTNENSVVSTILQLTDGLFSDYLNIKVICTFNTSIDKIDKALLRKGRMIAYYDFKPLTKLKTKILMESLGQEDPNSELSLAEIFNYNSDNFNETKTAKTIGF; from the coding sequence AGACTAGACATCCCCATGGATGAGAAAAAACAAAACATGGAGAATGTCCTTCAAACGATTAATCCCGAAAACACGGGGTTTGAAGTAATGTGCAAAAATTGGGACACCAAAAACGAATTGGGCGCAAATCCTGATGATGACTACCCGTACTTTTACTTATTCAAGAACGAACAACTGAGAACGATATTAGAATTATCACTTAACAACAATACACTTACCGCTATTTTTCTTTACGACTCTAAAGACCTGAAAACTGAAAGATGGATTTTGGAGGCCAATCACAAGCTTAGAAGCAAATTCGGAGAAGAAAAAACACCGACTTTCAAAGTATTGGCCAAGTCCAATGATTTCTATACCGAAGACGTCAAAACGGAAAATGTTAGTATCGACGCCCAAAAGCACTATAACGACGATTTTGAGAAAGTAAACGATACAATTTCCGAATCCCTGTCCACTAACAATGCCGGGCTAATCCTACTCCACGGCACGCCCGGCACCGGGAAAACCACTTATATAAGACACCTAATATCAAAATTCACAAAGAACACTTTTATTTTTATACAAAACGAATTTGTTAACGAACTCCTACACCCCACGTTTATATCGTTTCTGTTGACTCACCGAAACGCGGTTTTAATTATAGAAGATGCCGAAAAGGTAATCACATCCCGGGAACAGACGAATGAAAACTCCGTGGTTTCCACTATCTTACAATTAACCGACGGCCTTTTCAGCGATTATCTGAACATTAAAGTCATCTGTACTTTTAACACCAGCATAGACAAAATTGACAAAGCCCTACTGCGCAAAGGCAGGATGATCGCATATTACGATTTCAAGCCTTTGACCAAGTTAAAAACAAAAATCCTGATGGAATCGCTAGGCCAAGAAGACCCGAACTCAGAGCTGAGCCTCGCCGAAATTTTCAACTACAATAGCGACAATTTCAACGAAACGAAAACAGCCAAAACTATTGGGTTTTAA